A portion of the Sagittula stellata E-37 genome contains these proteins:
- a CDS encoding UDP-glucuronic acid decarboxylase family protein, whose translation MTRLYDSRKRILVTGGAGFLGSHLVDRLLEQGHEVICLDNLFTGTKRNIDHLHNHPRFEFMRHDVTFPLYVEVDEIYNLACPASPVHYQHDPVQTTKTSVHGAINMLGLAKRLKCKIFHASTSEVYGDPHVHPQTEDYWGHVNPIGPRSCYDEGKRCAETLFFDYHRQHDLQIKVVRIFNTYGPRMHHADGRVVSNFIVQALRGEDITIYGDGSQTRSFCYVDDLVEGFLRMTASGPEITGPINIGNPGEFTIGELAEKVLAKTDTKSKVVYHDLPQDDPKQRRPDITRANTHLDWEPKVPLDEGLERTIAYFRKILPELELV comes from the coding sequence ATGACGCGCCTCTATGACAGCCGCAAACGCATTCTCGTAACCGGTGGGGCCGGCTTTTTGGGATCCCATCTGGTGGACCGTCTGCTGGAACAGGGCCACGAGGTGATCTGCCTCGACAACCTGTTCACCGGTACGAAACGAAACATCGACCACCTGCACAACCACCCGCGGTTCGAGTTCATGCGCCACGATGTGACCTTCCCGCTCTATGTGGAGGTTGACGAGATCTACAACCTCGCCTGTCCGGCGAGCCCGGTCCACTACCAGCACGACCCTGTGCAGACGACGAAGACTTCCGTGCATGGCGCGATCAATATGCTGGGCTTGGCCAAGCGGCTGAAATGCAAGATCTTCCACGCCTCGACGTCGGAGGTCTACGGCGACCCGCACGTGCATCCGCAGACCGAAGACTACTGGGGTCACGTCAATCCGATCGGGCCGCGGTCCTGCTACGACGAGGGCAAGCGCTGCGCCGAGACGCTTTTCTTCGACTACCACCGCCAACACGACCTGCAGATCAAAGTGGTGCGCATCTTTAACACCTACGGTCCGCGCATGCACCATGCCGATGGGCGCGTGGTGTCTAATTTCATCGTGCAAGCGCTGCGAGGCGAGGACATCACCATCTACGGAGACGGCAGCCAGACTCGGTCCTTTTGCTACGTCGACGATCTGGTCGAAGGCTTCCTGCGCATGACTGCCAGCGGCCCCGAGATTACTGGTCCGATCAACATCGGCAATCCCGGCGAATTCACCATCGGCGAACTGGCGGAGAAGGTGCTCGCCAAGACCGATACAAAATCGAAAGTGGTCTATCACGACCTTCCGCAGGACGACCCGAAACAGCGCCGCCCCGACATTACCCGCGCGAATACGCACCTCGACTGGGAGCCGAAGGTGCCGTTGGACGAAGGACTTGAACGGACCATCGCCTATTTCCGAAAGATACTGCCTGAACTGGAACTTGTCTGA
- a CDS encoding ABC transporter ATP-binding protein, with product MIDPQTMRKGWALLAPHEKRSARVALAISVISALAAAVMVASILPFLSILSNPDRIHESRTLRWIYDTFGFSSDYNFLIAVGLASLGIIVVSNGIQVLRVYVITRFSQMRTHSISQRLLRAYLRQPYEFFIDHHSGELGTKILAETQQVVSLFFKPAAELISSALTALAIIGLLLAVNPVIALTTFGVTALVYVLTLMITQRLVRKLGGTRLKANRQRYRLANEVLGGVKDIKLLGREAIYLERYSVMSRKLAETQSAASILGQTPQYVLQALAFGGVILLCLALMDPEGLASGSTLGGLLPTLGLFALAAQRLIPELSRLYASMTQLSFGRAAIDAVHEDLVQLATDRRLKSGAAAPLGLRESLRLEAVEYRYPGAEKAGLHDMTLTINAGERIGIVGSTGAGKTTLADVILGLLYPTGGRILTDGTEIDAENRHRWYGTVGYVPQDIFLVDASISENIALGVPADKIDHDKVREAARIAQVDHFVSNYLDHGYATIIGERGVRLSGGQRQRMGIARALYHDADLIVLDEATSALDSLTEAEVMRAIDALPGDKTVIMIAHRLSTLNGCDRIIVLEQGRLCGFDTWSRLIDTNSIFQKIAKVANVA from the coding sequence ATGATCGACCCCCAGACAATGCGCAAAGGCTGGGCTCTTCTTGCTCCGCATGAAAAACGCAGCGCTCGGGTCGCCTTGGCAATCTCGGTCATTTCTGCGCTTGCAGCAGCCGTGATGGTTGCGTCCATACTGCCTTTCCTGTCGATCCTCTCCAATCCCGACCGCATCCACGAAAGCCGCACCCTTCGCTGGATCTACGACACTTTCGGATTTTCTAGCGATTACAACTTTCTGATCGCGGTGGGTCTGGCCTCCTTGGGGATCATCGTCGTCTCCAACGGCATTCAAGTTCTGCGGGTCTACGTGATCACCCGATTCTCCCAAATGCGCACCCATTCAATCAGCCAGAGACTGTTGAGGGCGTACCTGCGTCAACCCTATGAGTTTTTCATCGATCATCATTCGGGAGAACTCGGGACCAAGATCTTGGCCGAAACGCAGCAGGTGGTGAGCCTCTTCTTCAAGCCTGCGGCCGAGTTGATTTCGTCAGCGCTGACGGCCTTGGCGATCATCGGGCTGCTCTTGGCGGTCAATCCAGTTATCGCGCTCACCACCTTCGGTGTCACCGCATTGGTCTATGTCCTGACCCTGATGATCACGCAACGGTTGGTCCGGAAACTCGGCGGCACAAGGCTTAAGGCCAACCGCCAGCGGTACCGGCTGGCCAACGAGGTCTTGGGAGGGGTGAAGGACATCAAGCTGCTGGGCCGCGAGGCGATTTACCTTGAAAGGTATTCGGTTATGTCCCGAAAACTGGCCGAAACCCAGTCCGCGGCCTCAATCTTGGGACAGACGCCGCAGTACGTCCTCCAAGCGCTGGCCTTTGGCGGTGTCATCCTCTTGTGCCTTGCTTTGATGGACCCAGAGGGACTGGCCTCGGGCAGCACTCTGGGTGGGCTACTCCCAACGCTCGGACTGTTCGCGCTGGCCGCACAGCGCCTGATCCCCGAACTGTCACGGCTCTATGCCAGTATGACACAGCTCAGCTTTGGTCGAGCGGCGATTGATGCCGTACACGAAGACTTAGTGCAACTGGCAACGGACCGGCGGCTCAAGAGCGGCGCCGCGGCGCCGCTGGGCCTCAGGGAAAGCCTTCGGCTGGAGGCGGTCGAATATCGCTATCCCGGCGCCGAGAAGGCGGGGCTTCATGACATGACGCTCACCATCAATGCCGGTGAGCGCATCGGGATTGTCGGTTCCACCGGGGCCGGCAAGACGACCTTAGCCGACGTCATCCTAGGGCTGCTCTATCCCACCGGCGGCCGAATCCTGACCGACGGCACCGAGATCGATGCCGAGAACCGCCACAGATGGTACGGTACCGTGGGCTACGTGCCGCAGGACATCTTCCTCGTCGATGCTAGCATTTCCGAGAACATCGCTCTTGGTGTGCCGGCCGACAAAATCGATCACGACAAGGTTCGGGAGGCCGCGCGCATCGCGCAGGTAGACCACTTTGTCAGCAACTATCTGGATCATGGGTACGCGACCATAATCGGTGAACGCGGCGTGCGCCTGTCCGGCGGACAGCGCCAGCGCATGGGGATTGCCCGTGCGCTGTATCACGATGCCGACCTGATCGTTTTAGACGAAGCCACGAGCGCCTTGGACAGCCTCACAGAAGCGGAGGTCATGAGGGCCATCGACGCGCTGCCTGGCGACAAGACCGTCATAATGATAGCACACCGCCTGAGCACCCTGAACGGCTGCGACCGGATCATCGTGCTGGAACAGGGGCGTCTTTGCGGGTTCGACACTTGGAGCCGCCTGATTGATACTAACTCTATCTTCCAGAAAATCGCAAAGGTCGCCAATGTTGCCTGA
- a CDS encoding sulfotransferase family protein, whose amino-acid sequence MRLLFILSLPRSGSTFLARTLVTHPAITSASHAEPHLFVSAFGPLSGLKAVSAYGAEITNRSALAYLEDTPSGHVGYKTALAEQIANVYRRSAESPSADWFIDKTTRNTLISRDLAVSLPDAHFLVLWRNPLDVLASVYSTWCDDRWTWNANAVELFSGLEGLHDFASKSDPDRILTLRYEDLVGAPQQTLDRVSGFLGLELDGPWDAQRDLSDVRFEGVHDPRARDAVNQKSHKRSLDKWRSTITTRRRRRMARQYLDWIGPSRLSDMGYDHAALTAQLNAITPPFLPSLAEDLRMCLLSLKRLLGVTAWHLSNERQDFGRNALR is encoded by the coding sequence ATGCGTCTGCTCTTCATTCTGTCACTGCCGCGGTCCGGATCGACTTTCCTCGCGCGCACCTTGGTTACGCATCCGGCGATCACGTCGGCCAGCCACGCGGAACCACACCTCTTCGTCTCGGCCTTCGGCCCCCTTTCGGGGCTGAAGGCGGTCAGCGCCTACGGGGCCGAAATCACCAATCGCAGCGCTCTGGCCTACCTAGAGGATACGCCTTCGGGGCATGTCGGCTATAAGACGGCGCTGGCCGAGCAAATCGCCAATGTCTATCGTCGTTCGGCAGAAAGCCCGTCCGCCGATTGGTTCATCGACAAGACCACCCGCAACACGCTGATTTCCCGTGATCTGGCGGTCTCGCTACCGGATGCGCACTTTCTCGTGCTGTGGCGCAATCCGCTTGATGTCCTGGCTTCGGTCTACAGCACATGGTGCGACGACCGCTGGACTTGGAATGCTAACGCGGTTGAGTTGTTCTCTGGGCTCGAAGGCCTGCATGACTTTGCTAGTAAGTCAGATCCTGACCGGATCCTGACCCTGCGCTACGAGGACCTCGTCGGCGCGCCCCAGCAGACGCTAGATCGCGTGTCAGGGTTCCTCGGGCTTGAGCTGGACGGGCCTTGGGACGCTCAACGTGATCTGTCAGATGTACGCTTCGAAGGGGTGCACGACCCGCGGGCTCGTGATGCCGTCAATCAGAAGAGCCATAAGCGATCCCTGGACAAATGGCGCAGCACGATCACCACCCGCCGCCGCCGTCGCATGGCGCGGCAGTATCTCGACTGGATCGGGCCGAGTCGCCTGTCGGATATGGGCTATGATCATGCGGCGCTGACCGCGCAACTAAATGCGATCACGCCACCCTTCCTGCCCTCCTTGGCCGAGGACCTACGCATGTGTCTGCTTTCCCTGAAACGGCTGTTGGGGGTCACCGCTTGGCACCTGTCGAACGAGCGCCAAGATTTCGGCCGGAACGCCCTGCGATGA
- a CDS encoding glycosyltransferase family 2 protein, translating to MTLDIAICTHNRPDDLSCTLDSLAGLHSPEGVRLRLVLVLNACDLEVVTWGRRCAAVLPFASHVVEEPEPGLSHARNRAIRESTADWLAFLDDDVKVSPEWAQGLLATAAALEADIIAGRTQLWWRDCAQPDWWSPHFDWIVSAFDHGDVDHILTPARAVGANFACARRVYEAVGLFDPDLGRKGCSLAAGEESDYLARADARGFCCAYSAGAKVQHLVAPKRLEPAYFRQVSHYQGRAHYHASPRLGAARLKSTAYQLAMLGSATLKQLIAPKDSAEARYALVKRANALGALNTLLADPPDRDRPFAT from the coding sequence GTGACACTCGACATCGCGATCTGCACCCACAATCGGCCCGACGACTTGTCTTGCACGCTCGACAGCCTGGCCGGCCTTCACTCCCCCGAGGGCGTACGCCTGCGGCTAGTCTTAGTGCTCAACGCCTGCGATCTAGAGGTAGTAACGTGGGGCCGCCGCTGCGCCGCGGTTCTGCCATTCGCCTCGCATGTTGTCGAAGAGCCGGAACCTGGCCTCAGCCATGCCCGCAACCGCGCCATCCGGGAAAGCACCGCTGATTGGCTGGCCTTCCTCGACGACGATGTGAAGGTGTCGCCGGAGTGGGCACAGGGGCTGTTGGCGACGGCCGCCGCGCTGGAAGCTGACATTATAGCCGGACGAACGCAATTGTGGTGGCGAGACTGCGCCCAGCCCGACTGGTGGTCGCCGCATTTCGATTGGATCGTCTCGGCCTTCGACCATGGCGATGTGGACCACATTCTTACTCCGGCGCGCGCGGTGGGGGCGAACTTCGCCTGTGCGCGCCGCGTCTACGAGGCGGTGGGCCTGTTCGATCCCGATCTGGGCCGCAAGGGGTGTTCGCTGGCGGCGGGAGAGGAATCCGACTACTTGGCACGAGCCGATGCAAGGGGCTTTTGCTGTGCCTACAGCGCGGGTGCGAAGGTCCAACATCTCGTTGCACCCAAACGGCTCGAGCCTGCCTATTTCCGGCAGGTCTCGCACTATCAAGGTCGTGCTCACTATCACGCCAGCCCGCGACTGGGAGCGGCTCGTCTGAAGAGCACGGCCTACCAGCTTGCTATGCTGGGGAGCGCCACCCTGAAACAGCTGATCGCCCCGAAAGACAGCGCCGAGGCCCGCTATGCGCTAGTCAAGCGCGCCAACGCGCTGGGTGCACTGAACACCCTGCTGGCTGATCCGCCGGATCGGGATCGACCATTTGCAACCTGA
- a CDS encoding glycosyltransferase family 8 protein, whose amino-acid sequence MIESSAAIALAGDRNFLPRIATLMVMLRDRGDVIGRHPVYIFTDDASHSDTAATLDASMAELGIIRGRDYDYHLIPMVELERLPYRYPGISCYLRLWLPNALSGFQRCLYLDGDVLIRDSLQPLIETDLEGRTLGAINEPEAESARRLGLKRESTFNSGILLIDLQRWIERDVSRKALDWLLENRERVVWADQDALNSVLDTDVKDLDRRWNTLRNCLDRTPDPVIVHFNGAAKPWHFGTRHAYRNAYRHWLKKTPWPSPLMEKDSLRHRLKETVLYDFWLFARTLTTSERD is encoded by the coding sequence ATGATCGAAAGCAGCGCAGCCATCGCTCTTGCCGGCGACCGCAATTTTTTGCCGCGCATCGCCACGCTGATGGTCATGCTACGAGATCGTGGGGACGTGATCGGCCGCCATCCAGTCTATATCTTCACCGATGATGCATCTCATTCCGACACCGCCGCCACACTGGACGCCAGCATGGCTGAACTGGGAATTATCCGCGGGCGGGATTACGATTACCACTTGATTCCCATGGTGGAACTGGAGCGCTTGCCATACCGTTACCCAGGCATATCCTGCTACCTCCGATTGTGGCTGCCCAATGCACTTTCTGGCTTTCAACGATGTCTCTACCTCGACGGGGACGTGCTGATCCGTGACAGCCTGCAGCCGTTGATTGAAACCGACTTGGAGGGCCGAACCCTTGGTGCCATTAATGAACCTGAAGCCGAAAGCGCCCGGCGACTTGGCCTCAAGCGTGAGAGCACCTTCAACAGCGGCATCCTCCTTATCGACCTACAGCGCTGGATCGAGAGGGATGTTTCCCGAAAAGCGCTGGACTGGTTGTTGGAAAATCGCGAACGGGTAGTTTGGGCCGATCAGGATGCATTGAACTCCGTGCTGGATACGGACGTAAAGGATCTCGACAGGCGCTGGAATACCCTGCGTAACTGTCTGGATCGGACACCGGATCCCGTCATCGTACATTTTAACGGTGCCGCTAAGCCTTGGCACTTTGGGACGCGTCACGCCTATCGCAACGCCTATCGCCACTGGCTAAAGAAGACTCCTTGGCCGTCGCCCCTTATGGAGAAGGACAGCCTCAGGCATCGGTTGAAGGAAACCGTCCTTTATGATTTCTGGCTGTTCGCCAGGACCTTGACCACCTCAGAAAGGGACTGA
- a CDS encoding sulfotransferase family 2 domain-containing protein, translated as MILSHKHKFIFICNGKTGTTSIEKQLMQYQEGAEYEVTRSGLYVGRHIPAFEMKNQLSPEVWNSYYKFGFVRNPYDWFVSVYFWNMLPGPWTKSWKYFVKSPAKWVQARMKERKHAPSGENGKLSVRDVDACREAIRRFRAWEGARDMLQYYHLYDLNGTQLMDKIGKFENLEQDFDEICQVIGIPTPALEKNNATKHKSHTAYYTDETKAHVKEVWKKDFEGFGYDSDPDWT; from the coding sequence ATGATCCTAAGCCACAAGCACAAGTTCATCTTCATCTGCAATGGCAAGACCGGGACCACCTCAATCGAGAAACAGCTGATGCAGTATCAGGAGGGGGCCGAATACGAGGTCACCCGCTCCGGGCTTTATGTCGGGCGCCACATCCCCGCCTTCGAGATGAAAAACCAGCTCTCACCCGAGGTATGGAACAGCTACTACAAGTTCGGTTTCGTTCGGAATCCCTATGACTGGTTCGTGTCGGTCTACTTCTGGAACATGCTACCGGGACCGTGGACGAAAAGCTGGAAGTACTTCGTTAAGAGCCCCGCGAAATGGGTACAAGCGCGCATGAAGGAACGCAAACATGCCCCTTCCGGGGAAAATGGCAAGCTTTCGGTCCGGGACGTGGATGCCTGCCGCGAGGCAATCAGGAGGTTCCGTGCTTGGGAAGGCGCGCGGGACATGCTGCAGTACTACCACCTCTATGATCTCAATGGCACGCAGCTGATGGACAAGATCGGCAAGTTCGAGAACCTCGAACAGGACTTCGACGAAATCTGTCAGGTGATCGGCATTCCGACACCGGCGCTGGAAAAGAACAATGCCACCAAACACAAGTCCCACACCGCCTATTACACCGACGAAACAAAGGCTCATGTAAAAGAAGTCTGGAAAAAAGACTTCGAGGGTTTCGGTTACGACAGCGATCCGGACTGGACCTGA
- a CDS encoding sulfotransferase domain-containing protein gives MTTEPASRVDVFMIGASKCGTTSLAEGLNTLGPISTGTKKEPRYFSDPSTMATPLAQYHANYDAGRPLWLDASTTYSEVWKGKNERSALRIHDYCADAKILMLVRHPMARIISEWRQFVYLLDAGNPTIEPNYGVHAPKVFSQDIERFPDLLENSRYSRALAPYVARFPEEHILVIPFEHLLTGHPEALDRLDGFLGLNGRLARGLCLRHSNSGSIKGTANPLGRMLRRVPALRRLGAKLPLNVLRRIRPLIKRDPDTGLDVDACVLARCRDALQGDTRAFLARWGWDPALYDDWAPFRNR, from the coding sequence ATGACAACCGAACCTGCAAGCCGCGTCGACGTCTTTATGATCGGTGCTTCCAAATGCGGAACCACCTCACTGGCCGAGGGCCTCAACACCTTGGGTCCGATCAGCACCGGCACGAAAAAGGAACCACGCTATTTCAGTGATCCCTCGACCATGGCGACGCCGCTGGCCCAATATCACGCGAATTACGACGCCGGGCGGCCGCTTTGGCTGGATGCCTCGACAACATATTCCGAGGTCTGGAAAGGCAAGAACGAACGTAGCGCCCTGCGCATCCATGACTATTGCGCGGATGCGAAGATCCTGATGCTGGTGCGGCATCCGATGGCCCGAATTATCTCGGAGTGGCGACAATTTGTCTATTTGCTGGATGCAGGCAATCCGACAATAGAGCCCAATTACGGGGTCCATGCGCCCAAGGTGTTCTCACAGGACATCGAACGCTTTCCGGATTTGCTGGAAAATTCCCGCTACAGCCGCGCGCTGGCGCCTTACGTAGCGCGCTTTCCCGAGGAGCACATCCTGGTGATTCCATTTGAGCATCTACTGACCGGGCACCCAGAGGCGCTGGACAGGCTCGACGGTTTCCTCGGACTGAATGGGCGGCTGGCGCGGGGCCTCTGCCTCCGCCACAGCAATTCCGGTTCTATTAAAGGTACGGCGAATCCGCTGGGTCGGATGCTACGACGGGTGCCCGCGCTGCGCAGGCTGGGGGCGAAGTTGCCGCTTAATGTGCTCCGTCGCATCCGCCCGCTGATCAAGCGCGACCCCGACACGGGGCTCGATGTGGATGCGTGCGTGCTTGCACGCTGCCGGGACGCGCTGCAAGGGGATACCCGCGCCTTTCTCGCACGCTGGGGCTGGGATCCGGCGCTCTACGACGACTGGGCCCCGTTCCGCAACCGCTGA
- a CDS encoding O-antigen ligase family protein: MPSDAVYTGGRFHNAGSYSAERAGTLGRRIGMGHISYNLALIAALFFLNKLGAPGNLLFFTILIWMMLKSSEWALRAVSLMFLVIVGNTALVNTTIVFSLGKFAFLLMCSIRLYYSAQLRRISLLSHPVVLPLLMFVIVSMLLALEGGYRTDISALKLFTYTTGMMVVLAGAVVMRGRSHSLDNWFLSMALFVVLVGLLSYAAGIGFNAKTEEAIASGLFNGPFYHPQTLGPGAAMMTLYLLCYTSLTSLPYRKLALFLIPTLLFFIYLSSSRTSILAIAMAILVAVICLAFMQRSALKKMMRIIRLGAVFAVFGGIALLTIELVAPGTVVDRVVAFTVKNNRVGEVSADAVLSSRASLLEMMWGNIAEQPWTGIGFGTTTRAGFAEYATIFNATTEKGVLPIAVVEETGYIGAIFFTLLVVSLIAYCLRTRNIPGLIAFAGLLGLNMAEANFFSFGGHGGFFWIWVMAALILNDATETSAHTVRASDTPPERPARSAVQPVHNRKDAS; this comes from the coding sequence ATGCCAAGCGACGCGGTGTATACTGGAGGCCGATTCCACAACGCCGGCAGCTATTCGGCAGAACGTGCCGGTACCCTCGGTCGACGTATCGGAATGGGGCATATCTCTTACAATTTGGCGCTGATCGCCGCCCTGTTCTTTCTCAACAAGCTGGGCGCACCGGGGAACCTGCTTTTCTTTACAATCCTGATCTGGATGATGCTGAAAAGCAGTGAATGGGCGCTGCGCGCGGTGTCTCTCATGTTCCTCGTGATCGTGGGCAATACCGCCTTGGTCAACACGACGATCGTGTTCAGCCTGGGCAAGTTCGCCTTTCTACTGATGTGCAGTATCCGGCTGTACTATTCGGCGCAGTTGAGGCGAATCTCTCTACTTTCGCATCCCGTTGTCCTGCCGCTTCTGATGTTTGTCATTGTAAGTATGCTTCTGGCCCTCGAAGGGGGATACCGAACCGACATCTCCGCGCTGAAGCTTTTTACATACACCACCGGCATGATGGTCGTGCTGGCCGGAGCCGTGGTAATGCGCGGGCGCTCCCATTCTCTGGACAACTGGTTCCTCTCAATGGCCCTCTTCGTGGTACTGGTCGGACTGCTCTCTTATGCTGCGGGGATAGGCTTCAACGCCAAGACAGAGGAGGCCATTGCTTCTGGCCTGTTCAACGGCCCGTTCTACCACCCACAGACCCTCGGCCCGGGCGCTGCGATGATGACACTTTATCTGTTATGCTACACTAGCCTGACCTCCCTGCCGTATCGCAAGCTGGCGCTCTTTCTAATCCCCACCCTGTTGTTTTTCATATATTTATCCAGCTCGCGCACCTCGATTCTGGCAATCGCCATGGCGATCTTGGTGGCGGTGATCTGCCTTGCGTTTATGCAGCGTTCCGCCCTTAAGAAGATGATGCGCATAATACGCTTAGGGGCCGTCTTCGCGGTGTTCGGCGGGATCGCGCTTCTGACGATCGAACTGGTCGCACCAGGTACGGTCGTCGACAGAGTGGTAGCCTTTACAGTCAAGAACAACCGCGTCGGCGAGGTGTCCGCCGATGCGGTGCTGAGCTCGCGGGCCTCTCTGCTGGAGATGATGTGGGGCAATATCGCCGAGCAACCCTGGACAGGCATCGGTTTCGGCACGACCACGCGGGCGGGCTTTGCCGAGTACGCCACTATTTTCAACGCCACCACGGAAAAAGGCGTACTGCCGATCGCGGTAGTTGAGGAAACCGGTTACATCGGGGCCATCTTCTTTACTTTGCTGGTCGTGTCGCTGATTGCCTACTGCCTGCGCACGCGGAACATTCCCGGCCTCATCGCGTTTGCCGGACTTCTGGGCCTCAACATGGCGGAGGCGAATTTCTTTTCCTTCGGCGGACACGGAGGCTTCTTCTGGATCTGGGTGATGGCCGCACTAATCCTCAACGATGCCACCGAAACATCCGCCCACACGGTACGGGCATCTGACACCCCGCCAGAACGCCCGGCCCGATCCGCCGTGCAGCCTGTGCACAACAGAAAAGATGCATCGTGA
- a CDS encoding glycosyltransferase family 2 protein — MTTISVVTAVWNRATTIADAIESVASQDYPDVKHVVQDGGSTDGTLDVIARVAGPRVSLESARDGGIYDGINKGLTRATGDIVGLMHSDDLFAGPHILGRVAEALEDPEIDGVYGDLDYVSAGDTTRVIRKWRSGAYDARLLHRGWMPPHPTLYLRRAVFDRWGMYDTSFRIAADYDAMLRYLVKGRVRLAYVPEVFVRMRMGGESNRSLRKMIEKSREDYRAIRTNGVGGMGTLALKNLSKIQQFF, encoded by the coding sequence GTGACAACTATTTCTGTCGTTACCGCGGTATGGAACCGCGCGACCACCATTGCCGATGCGATCGAAAGCGTTGCTTCCCAAGATTATCCGGATGTCAAGCACGTGGTACAGGACGGCGGATCGACGGACGGCACGCTCGACGTGATCGCCCGTGTGGCCGGGCCGCGAGTCTCGCTTGAAAGTGCGCGGGACGGCGGCATTTATGATGGCATCAATAAGGGGCTGACCCGCGCCACCGGCGACATAGTTGGCCTGATGCATTCGGACGATCTGTTCGCCGGACCGCACATCTTGGGCCGCGTGGCCGAGGCGCTGGAGGACCCGGAGATAGACGGCGTCTATGGCGATCTCGATTATGTCTCCGCCGGGGACACCACGCGTGTCATCCGCAAGTGGCGCTCGGGTGCCTATGACGCGCGCCTGCTTCACCGGGGCTGGATGCCGCCGCATCCCACGCTCTACCTGCGACGGGCGGTCTTTGATCGCTGGGGGATGTACGACACATCTTTCCGCATCGCCGCCGACTACGACGCCATGCTGCGCTATCTCGTGAAGGGGCGGGTGCGGCTGGCCTACGTGCCCGAGGTCTTTGTCAGGATGCGCATGGGCGGTGAAAGCAACCGCTCCCTACGCAAGATGATTGAAAAGAGCCGCGAGGACTATCGCGCTATCCGCACCAATGGTGTAGGCGGTATGGGAACCCTTGCGCTTAAGAACCTTTCCAAGATCCAGCAGTTTTTCTGA
- the gmd gene encoding GDP-mannose 4,6-dehydratase: MTKRALITGITGQDGSYLAEFLLKKGYEVHGIKRRASLFNTDRIDHIYQDPHEPDPKLRLHYGDLTDTSNLTRILSQVEPDEVYNLGAQSHVAVSFEAPEYTADVDAIGTLRLLEAIRFLGLEKKSRFYQASTSELYGLVQEVPQKETTPFHPRSPYAVAKMYAYWITVNYREAYGMYACNGILFNHESPRRGETFVTRKITRSMANIAQGLEDCLHMGNIDSLRDWGHAKDYVRMQWMMLQQKAAEDFVIATGVQYSVREFVTWSARELGIELAFSGSGVDEIATVSAVTSDMAPAVKPGDVILRIDPRYFRPAEVETLLGDPSKAKQKLGWVPEITAQEMCAEMVAEDLKAARRHALLKEHGYELPVALEG; the protein is encoded by the coding sequence ATGACCAAGCGTGCACTCATTACCGGTATCACGGGCCAAGACGGCTCCTACCTCGCGGAATTCCTGCTGAAGAAGGGCTACGAGGTCCACGGCATCAAGCGCCGCGCCTCCCTCTTCAACACCGACCGCATTGATCACATCTATCAGGACCCACACGAACCCGACCCCAAGCTTAGGCTGCACTACGGGGATCTGACCGATACCTCCAACCTGACCCGTATCCTGTCCCAAGTGGAGCCCGACGAAGTCTACAACCTAGGCGCGCAAAGCCATGTGGCCGTCAGCTTCGAGGCGCCGGAATACACTGCCGACGTGGATGCCATCGGCACGCTGCGCTTGCTTGAGGCGATCCGCTTCCTCGGGCTGGAAAAGAAAAGCCGCTTCTACCAGGCCTCCACCTCCGAGCTCTACGGACTGGTGCAAGAGGTCCCGCAGAAGGAAACGACTCCCTTCCACCCACGCTCGCCGTACGCCGTGGCTAAGATGTACGCCTACTGGATCACGGTGAACTACCGCGAGGCTTACGGGATGTATGCCTGCAACGGTATCCTCTTCAATCATGAGAGCCCGCGCCGCGGCGAAACCTTCGTGACGCGCAAGATCACCCGCAGCATGGCGAATATCGCCCAAGGACTCGAGGATTGCCTGCACATGGGCAACATCGATTCACTACGCGACTGGGGTCACGCCAAGGATTACGTCCGGATGCAGTGGATGATGCTCCAACAGAAGGCAGCCGAGGATTTCGTCATCGCCACCGGAGTGCAATATTCCGTACGGGAGTTTGTCACGTGGTCCGCGCGCGAGCTCGGCATTGAGCTGGCGTTTTCTGGCTCCGGCGTGGACGAGATCGCCACGGTCAGCGCCGTAACCTCCGACATGGCACCGGCAGTGAAACCGGGTGACGTGATCCTGCGCATTGACCCGCGCTACTTCCGGCCCGCCGAGGTCGAGACTCTTCTGGGGGACCCGTCCAAGGCCAAGCAAAAGCTGGGCTGGGTGCCCGAAATCACCGCGCAGGAAATGTGCGCCGAGATGGTCGCCGAAGACCTCAAAGCCGCCCGTAGACATGCCCTGCTGAAGGAGCACGGCTACGAATTGCCTGTGGCGCTGGAAGGGTGA